In the Arachis stenosperma cultivar V10309 chromosome 8, arast.V10309.gnm1.PFL2, whole genome shotgun sequence genome, gaCCTAGTCTGAATTTGATTAATTCTCGAGATTTCCTTTACTCAACTAGTATTGTACTCTCAGATGATGTTGAGCATATTATGAAATATGAACTTCAAATCCTCATTGGAATTTTCACTAGGATGATTTTACAGTTATTTCCATTTTGTGTTCTCTTTTGTTATTCCTCCTTTCCAGAATTTTGCTCATGTGGTCCACTAGGATATTCCTTTTGTTTTCGTAATTTATTTCCCTTTTTTAAGTTCTTCCTTTCACACAATGATAGAATACTTAGTGTTAAAAGAGTTAGTTCAATATAAATAAGGAGAAGACAATATTAGTTAGTTAGATATTGAGGCATGGAGAGATAGAGTAGCTCTCAGACTTCCTAAGGATAAACACGACATTCTAGTGCTCTCAAGTCCCAAGTCACATTATTCAAGAACATCATCGGTAAAGAGTGCAACTTCTTCActttcctttcattttctttttatctatTCACCAGTTCTGGCACATTCTTGCCACTCTATACTCATAAATGGGCAACTCTGTATGTCTTTTACATTGTATTGTGCAATTGTGTGCCTCCTATAAATATTTCATGGTCTAACCATATTTCTTTTACTTGTGacattttgatttatattttggATTGATAATATATCTTTCATCAATTGTAATGAACATTGTCAGAATGCTTTGGAGCCCATTATGAGCCAGGAGACGCTTGAGTACCATTGGGGGAAGCACCACAGGACTTACGTAGAAAATCTGAACAAGCAAATTGTTGGACACAGGCATGCATGCTTCACGCTACAATGTCCTTCTCAGGTTTCTGAACCATGCTTTGTAATCTTGTTCTACTTGTTGCAGGTGTGGAATCATGATTTCTTCTGGGAGTCCATGAAACCTCGCGGTGGTGGTGAAAAACCATCAGAGGATCTTCTAAAACTGATTGATCGAGACTTTGGTTCTTTCGAAGGATTTGTTAATGAGTTCAAGACTGCTGCTCAAACACAGTTTGGTTCAGGATGGGTTTGGTTTGCATGTGAGTAACTATCCTTCTCACAGTCTCACCACAGTTTCCCATTTTCGGGATTCATTTCCATTTCTGCTTTTTGTGGTATATCCAACTTATCAAGCACCCTTTTCCCTTGCTTTCCATATTTTTGTTTATGATATTATAGACAAAGACAGCAGACTTGATGTTGGAAATGCGGTAAATCCTCTTCGATCCGATGAGGATAAAAAGCTAGTCGTGGTGAAGAGTCCCAATGCCGTGAACCCCCTTATTTGGGGCTATTATTATGTATGTAATAAGGTTTACAGACTACTTAGGATTCTTTTGTAATCTTTT is a window encoding:
- the LOC130945109 gene encoding superoxide dismutase [Fe], chloroplastic-like; the protein is MLLPLPSTTTPTSSLSSSRFLSHHPNGLKSSSISGASKLSNKERRFIRKPGLAKISATFELKPPPYPLNALEPIMSQETLEYHWGKHHRTYVENLNKQIVGHRHACFTLQCPSQVSEPCFVILFYLLQVWNHDFFWESMKPRGGGEKPSEDLLKLIDRDFGSFEGFVNEFKTAAQTQFGSGWVWFAYKDSRLDVGNAVNPLRSDEDKKLVVVKSPNAVNPLIWGYYYPLLTIDVWEHAYYIDFQSRRPDYISMFMDKLVSWEVVNSRFKKAKAVVEQMEREDERKRKLEEQRFTTDEAPANAIFPDTDAAAE